Proteins co-encoded in one Numenius arquata unplaced genomic scaffold, bNumArq3.hap1.1 HAP1_SCAFFOLD_1329, whole genome shotgun sequence genomic window:
- the PCK2 gene encoding phosphoenolpyruvate carboxykinase [GTP], mitochondrial: protein MSPPQLESALQERFPGCMAGRTMYAVPFSMGPLGSPLARTGLQLTDSPYVVASMRIMTRVAPPRDLPDLATGDFVQCLHSVGRPLPLTGKPQPLVSHWPCDPARTLVAHEPDRRRIVSFGSGYGGNSLLGKKCFALRIASRLARDQGWLAEHMLILGVTDPAGTKRYVAAAFPSACGKTNLAMMTPALPGWRVQCVGDDIAWMKFDDEGRLRAINPESGFFGVAPGTSEKTNPMAMATIRANTIFTNVGQSSDGGVYWEGIDQSLPPGTTFTSWLGQPWTPGDPQPCAHPNSRFCAPARQCPIMDPDWEDPRGVPIDAIIFGGRRPHGVPLVYEAFDWRHGVFVGSAMRSEATAAAEHKGRRLMHDPFAMRPFFGYNAGHYLAHWLSLGYRRGLRLPRIFHVNWFLRDPSSGDFLWPGFGHNARVLAWICGRVAGEDSAVATPVGLVPREEALDLGGLPGVSYQKLFAISKSFWEQEVKELRSYYLENFGEDLPKDIMEELEALERRVKKM, encoded by the exons ATGAGCCCCCCCCAGCTGGAGAGCGCCCTCCAGGAGAGGTTCCCGGGATGCATGGCCG GCCGCACGATGTACGCGGTGCCCTTCAGCATGGGCCCCCTGGGCTCCCCGCTGGCCCGCACGGGGCTCCAGCTCACCGACTCCCCCTACGTGGTGGCCTCCATGCGCATCATGACCCGCGTGGCCCCGCCCCGCGACCTCCCCGACCTCGCCACCGGAGACTTCGTCCAATGCCTGCACTCCGTCGGCAGGCCCCTCCCGCTCACCGGTAAGCCAC AGCCCCTCGTTAGCCACTGGCCCTGCGACCCGGCCCGTACTTTGGTAGCCCACGAGCCCGACCGGCGCCGCATCGTCTCCTTCGGCAGCGGCTACGGGGGCAACTCCCTCCTGGGCAAGAAATGCTTCGCCCTTCGCATCGCCTCCCGACTGGCCCGCGACCAGGGCTGGCTGGCCGAGCACATGCTG atcTTGGGGGTGACGGACCCCGCGGGGACCAAGCGTTACGTGGCGGCCGCCTTCCCCAGCGCCTGCGGGAAGACCAACTTGGCCATGATGACCCCGGCCTTGCCCGGGTGGCGCGTCCAGTGCGTGGGCGATGACATCGCCTGGATGAAGTTCGATGACGAAG GTCGCCTTCGGGCCATCAACCCCGAGAGCGGGTTCTTCGGGGTGGCCCCGGGGACATCGGAGAAGACCAACCccatggccatggccaccatCAGGGCCAACACCATCTTCACCAACGTCGGCCAATCCAGCGACGGCGGCGTTTACTGGGAAGGCATCGACCAATCCCTGCCTCCAGGAACCACCTTTACTTCCTGGTTGGGTCAACCTTGGACGCCCG GTGACCCCCAACCTTGCGCCCATCCCAATTCCCGTTTCTGCGCCCCCGCCCGCCAGTGTCCCATCATGGATCCCGACTGGGAAGATCCTCGAGGGGTTCCCATCGACGCCATCATCTTCGGAGGTCGTCGGCCCCACG GCGTCCCGTTGGTCTACGAGGCCTTCGACTGGCGCCACGGGGTCTTCGTGGGCAGCGCCATGAGGAGCgaggccaccgccgccgccgagcACAAGG gTCGCCGCCTGATGCACGACCCCTTCGCCATGCGTCCTTTCTTCGGTTACAACGCCGGCCACTACCTCGCCCACTGGTTGTCCCTTGGCTACCGACGGGGTCTCCGTTTGCCCCGTATCTTCCACGTCAACTGGTTCCTTCGCGATCCCTCTTCCGGTGACTTCCTTTGGCCGGGTTTCGGTCACAACGCCCGGGTCTTGGCTTGGATCTGCGGGAGGGTGGCCGGCGAAGATAGCGCGGTGGCCACCCCGGTTGGTTTGGTGCCCAGAGAAGAAGCTTTGGATCTCGGGGGGCTTCCCGGAGTCTCCTACCAGAAGCTCTTCGCCATCTCCAAGAGTTTCTGGGAACAGGAGGTGAAGGAGTTGAGGAGCTACTACCTGGAGAACTTCGGAGAAGATCTACCCAAGGACAtcatggaggagctggaggccttgGAGCGACGGGTCAAGAAGATGTGA